The Periplaneta americana isolate PAMFEO1 chromosome 2, P.americana_PAMFEO1_priV1, whole genome shotgun sequence genome has a window encoding:
- the LOC138694293 gene encoding ankyrin-1-like, producing MDMETGATCNNDTCNTEDTCGYTPLMYASKRGNTSIIEKLLLHGANINARSKFGKTALHTAVCKGHLPTVELLLAHDADINIPDIHGRIPVHRAAIYGHLPIVKYFLKEKTLSTIVDSYGDTLLHTATYKGHVFLAEYLLEHNMCIDTRNNEGETALFLAASKGHLPTVELILLHGADINITNKNGLTPTHVATLCGHLPIVKTLIEKGVVLEIVDSNGDSPLHLAAYNGHVSLVEYLLQQNIGIDIRTKDGETALHMAARRGHLRSLECLLRHGADVNIGDNNGLTPFLTVCFHGHLQIVKNLLERESLLNTADSWGNTLLHAASFSGEMSVVEYLCDRNVGIDIRNKDGATALYIAAFKGHLSTVECLLLNGADINIVDNEGRNPVHIATIHGELSIVKFLIRAGTPPTVVDFAGNTLLHSAAHKGHVSLAAYILECNVGIDLLNKKGETALHLAAIEGHLPTVECLLLHEADINIADNNGRTPIHVACLSGHLPIIEKLLERKSDLATVDSDGNTVLHAAVYKGHVSLVEYLLKHEVNVDIRNKDGKTAMYFAAQEGFLSVVELLVSHGGHINIPANDDHTPLRIAKFEGRWNIVEYLEQIDDQS from the coding sequence ATGGATATGGAAACAGGAGCTACCTGCAACAATGACACATGCAATACAGAAGACACATGTGGGTATACTCCTTTAATGTATGCTTCGAAACGAGGAAATACGTCAATAATTGAAAAGTTATTACTACATGGAGCCAATATTAATGCACGTAGTAAATTTGGTAAAACAGCTCTACATACAGCAGTTTGTAAAGGACACTTGCCTACTGTTGAACTCTTATTGGCGCATGACGCAGATATTAATATACCTGACATCCATGGTCGTATTCCTGTACATAGAGCAGCTATTTACGGACACTTGCCTATTGTTAagtattttctaaaagaaaaaACACTTTCAACAATTGTGGATTCTTACGGTGACACATTACTCCATACAGCAACATACAAAGGTCATGTGTTTCTAGCTGAGTATTTATTGGAACACAATATGTGTATAGACACACGTAACAACGAAGGGGAAACTGCACTGTTTTTAGCGGCTTCTAAAGGACATCTCCCTACTGTTGAACTGATATTGTTACATGGTGCAgatattaatataacaaataaaaatggacTCACACCTACACATGTAGCAACTCTTTGCGGGCACTTGCCTATTGTTAAaacattaatagaaaaaggagtggTTTTAGAAATTGTAGATTCAAATGGCGACTCGCCGCTTCACTTAGCAGCATACAATGGACATGTGTCTCTTGTTGAGTATTTATTGCAGCAGAATATAGGGATAGACATACGTACGAAGGATGGAGAAACTGCTTTGCATATGGCAGCACGACGAGGGCATTTGCGTTCTCTTGAGTGCTTGTTGAGACACGGCGCAGATGTTAATATAGGTGACAACAATGGACTCACTCCTTTCCTTACAGTATGTTTTCACGGACACTTGCAAATAGTTAAGAATTTATTAGAAAGGGAATCACTTCTAAACACTGCAGATTCTTGGGGCAACACACTTCTCCACGCAGCATCATTCAGTGGTGAAATGTCTGTTGTTGAGTATTTATGTGACCGGAATGTTGGTATTGACATACGTAACAAGGATGGGGCAACTGCATTGTATATAGCGGCATTTAAAGGACATTTGTCTACTGTTGAATGTTTGTTGTTGAATGGCGCAGACATAAATATAGTAGACAATGAAGGTCGCAATCCTGTACACATAGCAACTATTCATGGAGAGTTGTCGATTGTAAAGTTCTTAATAAGAGCAGGAACACCTCCCACAGTTGTAGATTTTGCCGGTAACACACTGTTACATTCAGCAGCACACAAAGGTCATGTCTCTCTTGCTGCATATATTTTGGAATGCAATGTAGGAATTGACTTGCTTAACAAGAAAGGGGAAACTGCACTGCATTTAGCGGCAATCGAAGGACATCTGCCCACTGTAGAATGTTTACTGTTGCATGAAGCAGATATAAATATAGCTGACAACAATGGACGCACACCTATACATGTAGCATGTCTTTCTGGACACTTACCCATCATTGAAAAATTACTAGAAAGAAAATCAGATTTAGCAACAGTAGATTCTGACGGCAACACAGTGCTCCATGCAGCAGTATACAAAGGCCATGTGTCTCTTGTCGAGTATTTGTTGAAACATGAGGTAAATGTAGACATACGTAACAAAGATGGGAAAACTGCAATGTATTTCGCAGCACAAGAAGGATTTTTGTCTGTTGTTGAACTTCTTGTCTCGCATGGTGGACACATTAACATACCTGCTAACGATGATCACACTCCTCTCAGAATAGCGAAATTTGAAGGACGCTGGAATATTGTTGAATATCTGGAGCAAATAGATGACCAAAGTTAG
- the LOC138694295 gene encoding zinc finger protein 70-like isoform X3: MDEVRSDAESLQSSDPLIQEVYLLSSVKCEIQEDVESEDHMDTVLSDSVQEKSPVSENDIEGECGNMTTVRSEGDEKTSAEEQNLTAQQFVVDPSFNSSMEERKRLFSCMTCGMCFAFKSNLLKHQLYHTKPFKCVACDRGFLSSIRLLKHKCTFKDERPYKCELCGKSYVQRKALRTHSLTHSGEKPYKCDICNKEYAHKSSLVKHETFHTGQKPFECHICGKVFAAKAYLSSHRRVHNEDKPFQCIYCGKEFGRRSDLVRHKRVHTGEKPYECVYCGKGFTSRGNLTKHKRFHTGEKPYRCRTCDKAFADQGNLKIHERIHSGERPYKCADCGKEFSSSSSLVKHGLLHTRLKAFKCHCGKEFLRRAELVSHSRVHSGEKPFKCNSCGRSFATRWNIIKHLRQHLV, translated from the exons gaaGACGTAGAAAGTGAAGACCATATGGATACTGTCCTATCAGACTCTGTACAAGAGAAATCTCCAGTGTCAGAGAATGACATTGAG GGAGAGTGTGGCAATATGACTACAGTTAGGAGTGAGGGTGATGAAAAAACCAGTGCAGAGGAACAGAATCTGACAGCCCAACA ATTCGTCGTTGATCCATCTTTCAACAGTTCTATGGAAGAAAGGAAGCGTCTCTTCAGCTGTATGACATGTGGAATGTGTTTTGCTTTTAAATCCAATCTTTTAAAGCATCAGCTGTATCACACAAAGCCTTTTAAATGTGTCGCGTGTGATAGAGGATTTTTGTCAAGTATTCGCCTTCTAAAGCATAAATGTACTTTTAAAGACGAAAGACCTTATAAGTGCGAACTTTGTGGTAAAAGTTATGTTCAGCGTAAAGCTCTGCGAACTCATTCACTTACGCATTCAGGTGAAAAGCCATATaaatgtgacatttgtaataaagaATACGCACATAAGTCGAGCCTCGTAAAACATGAAACTTTTCACACAGGACAAAAACCTTTTGAGTGCCATATTTGTGGTAAAGTGTTCGCTGCGAAAGCATATCTTTCAAGCCATAGACGTGTTCATAATGAAGACAAACCTTTTCAGTGTATATATTGTGGAAAAGAATTTGGACGGCGTTCTGATCTTGTCAGACACAAACGTGTCCACACAGGAGAAAAACCTTACGAATGTGTTTATTGCGGCAAAGGTTTTACTTCAAGAGGAAATCTTACGAAACATAAACGGTTTCATACAGGAGAGAAACCATATAGGTGTAGAACTTGTGATAAAGCCTTTGCAGATCAAGGAAATCTTAAAATTCATGAACGTATACACTCGGGTGAAAGGCCATACAAGTGTGCTGATTGTGGTAAAGAGTTTTCTTCTAGTAGTTCTCTTGTTAAACATGGCCTTCTGCACACTAGACTTAAGGCCTTCAAGTGTCATTGTGGTAAAGAATTTTTACGTCGTGCGGAATTAGTCAGCCATTCTCGTGTTCACTCCGGAGAGAAGCCTTTTAAGTGCAATTCTTGTGGTAGATCCTTTGCCACTCGATGGAACATTATCAAACACTTGCGGCAACACTTAGTATAG
- the LOC138694295 gene encoding zinc finger protein 70-like isoform X6 — MDTVLSDSVQEKSPVSENDIEGECGNMTTVRSEGDEKTSAEEQNLTAQQFVVDPSFNSSMEERKRLFSCMTCGMCFAFKSNLLKHQLYHTKPFKCVACDRGFLSSIRLLKHKCTFKDERPYKCELCGKSYVQRKALRTHSLTHSGEKPYKCDICNKEYAHKSSLVKHETFHTGQKPFECHICGKVFAAKAYLSSHRRVHNEDKPFQCIYCGKEFGRRSDLVRHKRVHTGEKPYECVYCGKGFTSRGNLTKHKRFHTGEKPYRCRTCDKAFADQGNLKIHERIHSGERPYKCADCGKEFSSSSSLVKHGLLHTRLKAFKCHCGKEFLRRAELVSHSRVHSGEKPFKCNSCGRSFATRWNIIKHLRQHLV, encoded by the exons ATGGATACTGTCCTATCAGACTCTGTACAAGAGAAATCTCCAGTGTCAGAGAATGACATTGAG GGAGAGTGTGGCAATATGACTACAGTTAGGAGTGAGGGTGATGAAAAAACCAGTGCAGAGGAACAGAATCTGACAGCCCAACA ATTCGTCGTTGATCCATCTTTCAACAGTTCTATGGAAGAAAGGAAGCGTCTCTTCAGCTGTATGACATGTGGAATGTGTTTTGCTTTTAAATCCAATCTTTTAAAGCATCAGCTGTATCACACAAAGCCTTTTAAATGTGTCGCGTGTGATAGAGGATTTTTGTCAAGTATTCGCCTTCTAAAGCATAAATGTACTTTTAAAGACGAAAGACCTTATAAGTGCGAACTTTGTGGTAAAAGTTATGTTCAGCGTAAAGCTCTGCGAACTCATTCACTTACGCATTCAGGTGAAAAGCCATATaaatgtgacatttgtaataaagaATACGCACATAAGTCGAGCCTCGTAAAACATGAAACTTTTCACACAGGACAAAAACCTTTTGAGTGCCATATTTGTGGTAAAGTGTTCGCTGCGAAAGCATATCTTTCAAGCCATAGACGTGTTCATAATGAAGACAAACCTTTTCAGTGTATATATTGTGGAAAAGAATTTGGACGGCGTTCTGATCTTGTCAGACACAAACGTGTCCACACAGGAGAAAAACCTTACGAATGTGTTTATTGCGGCAAAGGTTTTACTTCAAGAGGAAATCTTACGAAACATAAACGGTTTCATACAGGAGAGAAACCATATAGGTGTAGAACTTGTGATAAAGCCTTTGCAGATCAAGGAAATCTTAAAATTCATGAACGTATACACTCGGGTGAAAGGCCATACAAGTGTGCTGATTGTGGTAAAGAGTTTTCTTCTAGTAGTTCTCTTGTTAAACATGGCCTTCTGCACACTAGACTTAAGGCCTTCAAGTGTCATTGTGGTAAAGAATTTTTACGTCGTGCGGAATTAGTCAGCCATTCTCGTGTTCACTCCGGAGAGAAGCCTTTTAAGTGCAATTCTTGTGGTAGATCCTTTGCCACTCGATGGAACATTATCAAACACTTGCGGCAACACTTAGTATAG